The genomic interval GGCCATGAAGGCGCGCCAGCGCGGACCGGGCCCGCTCTCGCCCGCGCCGTGCAGGTAGCGCAGCGGATGCGGGGCCAGCTGGGCCGCCAGCCGCTTGTAGAGCACAGCGCCGCCGAGCTGCGAGCCTTCGACGACGTAGGCCGCGCCCCAGCGGTAGGCGGGGCTGGCCTCCTCCGGCCAGGCCAGGCTTGGGGCGAACGCGGCGGCGGGACAGGAGGCGAGCGCCGGATCGGCAAGGTCGGCCTCGATCAGGGCCAGGTGCGGTGCCGGTGAGATGCTTTCGCCCCGGGGACCGTCGTCACGACCTGGCCAGGCGGCAGCCAGCGGCAGCAGCCAGGCGCGCAGCAGCTGCAGGTGATGGGCGTAGTCGGCAAGCGTGGCGTCTAGCGCGGAAAGCGGCAAGCCGCTGTCGAGGCGCTCGTGGCGCGAGGACGTGGCCCGCCGCAGCGCGGCCAGGACGTCGGACTCGCGTGCGGTGTCATTGGAACGGTTCATGATGGGCCAGGGCGGCGCGAAGGCACGCGGCAAAACGCCATCTTACCAGTCCGGGCCGATTTCGCCCCGGCTGTGCCGCTGTGTGACAATCGATGGACTTTGGGGCACCGCTTTGCGGCACAATGGCGCCTGGTTTCGTGCGTTTTGCCCTTCCCTTGCCGTTTCGGCGCCTCCGCCACCCTTGGAACAGATGCATCTGAAAACATCGACCCTGTCTTTTGCCCTGCTCGTGCTCGCCGGCCTTTCCTGCGCACACGCCGCGCGGCCCGCCAGCATGCAGTTCACCCACCTGGCCTGGGACCTCGCCTGCGACAACACGCGCACATGCCGCGCGGCCGGGTATTACGACGAGGTCGGCAGCGACGAGGACAATGCATCGGGTCGCGCGCCCTTGCCGGTCTCGGTGCTGCTGACACGGGAAGCCGGTCCGCACACGCCGATCCAGGGAGAGGTCCAGCTCGACGAAGAGACGATGGTGAACTGGGCGCGCGAGCTGTCCCTGACATTGAGGATCGATGGCAAGCCATCCGGCACCGTCGTCCTCGATCATCGAACAGGCACCTTTCCGCTGCCGCAGCAGCAGACCATCCTCCTGGTCCTTGCCTTGACCAGGAACAGCCAGATCGCCTGGTCGGACGGACGGCGCAGCTGGAAGCTGTCCGATGCGGGCGCTGCCGCCGTCCTGCTGAAGATGGATGAGTTCCAGGGCCGGCTAGGCACACCAGGCTCCGTCATGCGCAAGGGAACGCGGGACGAGAACACAGTCCTGCCGCCTTTGCCGGTGCCTGTCATCCAGGCCGCCGCGGTGCCGCCTGGCGGGCCGATTTCGCTGCCGGCATCGGAGCGCGCGTCGCTGCGTAGCGCGCTGGCGGCATCGACGAAGGAGTGTTCGACGCTCGAGCAGGGACAGCCCCCGGGCGAGATGACCGTGCACCGGCTGTCGGCCACGAAACTGCTGGTTTCCACAGTGTGCTGGGTCACGGCGTATAAC from Massilia sp. Se16.2.3 carries:
- a CDS encoding biliverdin-producing heme oxygenase → MNRSNDTARESDVLAALRRATSSRHERLDSGLPLSALDATLADYAHHLQLLRAWLLPLAAAWPGRDDGPRGESISPAPHLALIEADLADPALASCPAAAFAPSLAWPEEASPAYRWGAAYVVEGSQLGGAVLYKRLAAQLAPHPLRYLHGAGESGPGPRWRAFMAGLRGACRRRTRSPTPAAAPAMPSTASRRWHSTATEPPSRSGASVPRRVNGPRGAAPTYLSR
- a CDS encoding DUF1176 domain-containing protein, coding for MMGQGGAKARGKTPSYQSGPISPRLCRCVTIDGLWGTALRHNGAWFRAFCPSLAVSAPPPPLEQMHLKTSTLSFALLVLAGLSCAHAARPASMQFTHLAWDLACDNTRTCRAAGYYDEVGSDEDNASGRAPLPVSVLLTREAGPHTPIQGEVQLDEETMVNWARELSLTLRIDGKPSGTVVLDHRTGTFPLPQQQTILLVLALTRNSQIAWSDGRRSWKLSDAGAAAVLLKMDEFQGRLGTPGSVMRKGTRDENTVLPPLPVPVIQAAAVPPGGPISLPASERASLRSALAASTKECSTLEQGQPPGEMTVHRLSATKLLVSTVCWVTAYNEGEGYWVVNAKAPYAPRMVTPHASGYADGAISASHKLDSLGDCAEIEKWVWNGRRFVHASQGTTGQCMPLVVGGAWSLPVLVTTVRPAARP